AGGCCAGGAAGACCCTCAACTACTGCTGCAGGAGGGGCACTGGGCCTTTTCCCAGAGAGGGGCTGACTGTCCCCTGCTGCCCTCAGGGTACTCAGCCCTCAGGGTACTCAGCCCAAGCACAGCCAAGcctgaggagaggggagaggcgtCTGCCCTGTGAGGCTAGCCAGTTCATGCTGGGCTGCCTTGCTCCAGGTTGTAGATGTGACCAATGGCCTGTTGTGGGAAAGGCTGCCTCCAGGCTGGCTTCCTCACCAGCTTCAGGTTATAAAGGAGTTTTTGAGTCTGAGCTCTCCGTGGTACCACATGGGCAGggggctgcctcctgagaacccATGGGGAGCCACAAAAGGAACGGGGAGGTGGGCTGGCCCAGCTCCTAGGAGTCTGGATCTCTAGAAGTGAAGGGACAGGGGCATGGACTCCTGGGGAGGACAGACTTCCAAAAGTCTTTGCTTGGGCCAGTGGGAAGACTGAGCGGCCTGCAGATGACCAGGGGCCCCCCTGCACACTCAAGGGTGCTTGTCCCCTGCAGGCCCAGGCAGGGGCCCACCGCCCTGAGGTCAGGATGCCCCTCAGACAATAGCTTGGCTGGGGGAGCTCTCTCCCCTCTCACAGACTAACCCTCGGGCAAAGAGATTTCAGACCACAGTCCAGCAGAACTGAGCCCCGCAGGCCACCAGCCCCTGGCACAGGCAGCACACAGCTGAGGGTGCATCAGCCTCTCAGAGGAGTCAGAAGGAAGGGCTTTGGGGGCACATTAATTTCCTGAGGTGGCCACAGCAAACTGCACAAActtggtagcttaaaacaacaaaagtgACTTCTCTCATGGTCCTAGAGGCCAGAAGTCAGAAGTCCAGGTATGACCAGGgtccctcctgcctcttctggCCTCTAGGGCTCCAGGTGTACCTCCACAGAGCTTGTGGACCTCCGGCCACTATCCCACCTTCTGCTGGCTTCtcccctctgtgtctcctgctctctgcctccctctcacaAGGACACTGGTCGCTGGATTTAGGGCCCAGCAGATAATCACATCTGCCAAGACCATTTCTCCAAGTGAGGTCACACCCAGGTTCTGGGCCTTAGGATGTGGATACACACTGCAGGGGGCCACCATCCACCCTACAGGAAGCAAGCAAAGGCATCCTAAGGGGAGACATGCTGCTGACCCATGCAAGGCTCTGGagggtggaggaaggggccatgcAGGGCAGCCATAAGCCCTCCCAACGTCCCTGGACTCCCAGACCTGGCTGTCAGCCCCACCCTTGGGGAGGCATGGGTCTGCAGAGCTCCACTTTCCGTTTTGTTAAGTGAGGGCTCCACATGCTGAGACTGTGGTGAGAGGAGGTGAAGGGTAGCAGCTGAAGCACAGTGGGTCAGGCCTGCGGTCTGGGCATAGACTTAGGGATCTTGAGAAGGCTCAGGAATGACCCTGGAGGATGGAGAATCTGGGTGGGAGCTGTGCATGTAACACCCCTCTTCCAACCTTAGTCattccctgcccccgcccccaggccagcctccagcccctccccatccACCTGCTCACCTCTGGGCCACTGGGTTGTGGTTGCTGGGAGACGGTTGCCTGGTCACCACTGTTGCTTCCCAGGCAGAGCTCACACCACCTTATGGGGCAGGTAAGAGGGACAGGCAGGCCACAGCGGGGTCCTGGCTGGGCATGAAGGCTGGAGCCAGCTGTGCCGTGGTCCTTACctggccccccagcccccaggagccTTGTGGGTCCTCTAAGACTCTGTCCAAGAGTataagggaggggagggagaggaggggaggaggggcctggCTGGGCAGAGCCCCCTCTGAAGAGGGCCCAAGCACCCAGGGCCATAGGGTGAGGAGCAGAAACGCTCAGGCCAGGCTGAGCAGGGTAGGCCTCCCGGGGACGGCAGCCCCTTAGGACCAGCTGCTTTGCTCAAGACCAGGTCTGTCTCCCTGGACTGAACCCCAAAAGGATGACCACCTAAAATCCACGGGGACCCACATCCCCCCAAGACAGCTTAACCCTAGCCAGAAAGCGCCACCCGGATGAGCAAAGTCAGTACTCAGTGCCCGTGTGGCCACGCGTATATCTGGGGATGGGCCCAGTTGGACATGGTGTCATCTCGTTTCTCGGACATTTCCTTCAGCTTCATCAAGGTCTTCCACTCGTCACACCAGGGCGCCGTTTCCTGCCGGTCTTTTTACCTGACCAGGTAAACGGCTTCTTTAAAAGTTCATTATAAAGTTGGGTTTCCACTGATGGTCCCTGCTCTGCTGCAGCCCTCTCGGGAGCCCTGATGCCATCCTGCCTGTGGGGCCGCAGTTGCCCAAGCTGCATCTGCCAGTGATTACATTCCTTGAACATCTTCCAGCAAAAGCTTTCTATTTAGAATGAGTCTGTCAGAGAGATCCTGAGAAAGGCAATTGTGGACAtcccccagtggtccagtggttaaggtttcACCTACCAATAcaagagttgtgggtttgatccttggtccgggaactaagatctcacatgctgtggggtgaggtcaaaaaaaaaaaaaggcaattgtTCAATAaaggctctgggagctggagcTGTGACCCCCCTGATCCCGCCCACAACCCCACCAGCCATGTCCTACAGGCCAGGGACACCACAGTCATCACACGTGTGCATGTCCAGGGTAGGGGTTTTTCTTAATCTTTGTTCATTTGAATGACAAGAAACTGTAATTCATGGCCTGTTTAATTCTTTGCGGAAGTAATAAAATATACAGGGTGAAGACAGGCCAGAGGCCCAGGCTTACAAGGCTTGTTCTGAAACCCACACCCTCACACCCAATTCTGGGCTCCTGTTTCTGGCAGCACCCACTGCTGTGTCCAGATGACAGGCAGAAGTTAGCCAGTGCTGGGCCGGGGACTCCTTCCACACCCCCATGCTCACATGATAACCCCCAACAGTGCCCCTGGGGGTGGCCACTAGCTGGCAACAGCCTGGCCTTCCCATCCTCACTGTTGTCAGGCCAGCCCTCCTGGAATACAGGTGACGAGGCAAGTGTCTGCACATGTCACATGTAGGGACCGTCTTCACAGCAACCCCCTCAACTCTCTctcaggtggggaaactgaggcacagagcaacAGCCCAGAGAGCCCCAGCACCTTGTCCCCAGACCTCCGGCCACACTGGGCTGGCCGCAGAGCGTTACCTCCTGATCTGAGACTTCTCAAGTCTCTTTCCTTGTGTTCTTCTTCCCAACCCATTCCCCCGCCTTGAACTTACCACAAGGCTATACCGCGTTTTTAATTCCTACGAGCTGGTCCACCTTATCTGTCCCCGTGTGCTAACCGTCCAGCCCTCTTCTCGGGTGATGATGGCAGTCCTACCCTGGCATGTCTCCAGGGCCACGTCCCTGCGCCTTCTGCCCGCCCTCGCCACCCAGCCACCCTCTCCTCTCTGAGTCCGACTGTGCAGCTGCTATCTCTGTGTGTTGACCTCCTGCTCACACCTAGGGGGGCCTCTGCCAGGTGTCCGGGAGTGCTGGGGGGTAGTACTGCCCGTTATCCTCTCGGGGGCCTCCATCCCCAGAAGGTTTGGGTCTCAGGCAACGTGGAGACATGTGCAGACCACatgcaccgcccccccccccccaccgctgTCCTCAGCAGGCACCACTCCCAACCCCAGTCATGCTGGGCGGGGCCAGCCCCACTAAGACCTCTCATtctgggaggggcagggctgggaagggGGCTCAAGGTCGTCCACATGGCTTGGCCCACTCTTGGCAGAAGGCTGAGACCCTCCCTGCACCCAGCCACTGCCCAGCCCCCATCACTGGGTTGACAACTGTCTCCAGTTTACCCTCTTCTGTCCTAAATGGGGACAAAGGTCTTGGTCAGCATCTCTAGGGTGACCAGTTGGTTTGTTTGCAAAGCGACTGTCCTCTTTGGAGGAGCCTCTCTGTGCCTGCCCACACTCCAGGTTGCTGGCCTTTCCACTGCTTATGGCTCTTCAGTTTCGGAAAACCCTACCCTCCTGAGCAGCCCCCAAACTGGGAAGGACCTGTCAAGGAACAGCTAAAATTCCCTAAAATGTTCCCAACTCAGCCACTCAAGAAAGGTGCCCCAGGGAGGCATCGTTCTAGGGGCAGGGCCCACAGTCCCATTGACCCTGGGAGAGGCCCTCTGAAGGCCGTTCCCCCCCAACTCCACAGGCCTGACAGCAGCCCTCCTTACAGCTGGCCCCACGGCCGAGTACAGAGACACCGACCACCGACGAACCGTCCCTGCAGGGGAGGACTCGCCCCAGACAGACAGGATGCAGAGATGGCCCTGCCCCCAAGGGGCACCCAGCCCCAAAGTCACCACAGAGACCGGAACCAGACCAGAGTCCAGCACTCCAGGCAGCACCCCTCCCTGCACAGGGCAGGCCCGACCGGGTGCCCAGTTCAAGAGCTAGGACCACAGGTTGCCCGCAGGGCCCACAGAGGAGTGTCTTCCCAGAGGTACCCCTGCCCAGGTACCCCAGTGTCCGTGGCCCGCAGCCACACCCACTTTCTCCACCGCCGAGGACTACCCCCTCGGACCCAAGTCGGCACAAAGAGAGGCAAGCGGTCAAAGACGGCAGGGATCCGGCGGGGCCACGCCCAGGCACCAGGTGAATGCAGCCAGGACCTTCCTGGGGACAggcaccccacccccaagaaaGCCTTCTCACAGGGGACAACACAGCTCTGTCCTGGGAGAGCGGCTGGGAGGCGGTCACGTGAGGGGTATGAGATCCAGGCTGGCCTAAGTAGGGCAGAGGCCAGCAGAGTCAGGGTCTGAACAGGCATAAACAGGGGTCTACCTTGACTGACATGGGTCACCCATGACATCATGATGGACATTGTGACCCCCACCCTCCTGGCCATGTCCCTGCCTCACATGtgcccccagctccagcctcaACCTCAGCCTCTGCCCCCTACCCTGTTGGTAAGGAGGGACACTGCCCACTCCAGAGCTGGCCCTTGATGATGGTGACTCTCCCCTCTTTCCTGGGCCTGAGATGGGCAGAGATGGGCCGAGATGGCTGGGGGACTGCCCAAGGGCTCCGGCCAGATTCTGAGTGAACGCCCTCCCCTCCATTTGAACCTACCTTGTTCACAGGCTGGGCCCATGAGAGACCCATGGGGAGCCACAGAGAGGAGGGGCTCCTGCATCAACTAAGCCAGCTGGACCAAGATGCAGGTGGGTTTGGGCGGGGCCCATCAGGGGGCAGGAAAGCTGCTGGATGGGCCAGAGGCTCTGACTTCCCACTTGCCCACAGAGCTGGATGACTCTGAAGCCATCAGGCCCCAGGCCGCCCTCCTGGAGAAACACTTTCTGGAGGGGGAGAAGCAGCCACCCAGCACAGGGCAGGGCCCCTTCTTCTACATCGGAGGGACCAACGGGGCCTCCATGTGAGTGAGACCTCAAACCGGGCcctgccccaccacccccaggccCTACCCACCTGTGCTCCCCGGCTCCGTGGCCCCCAGGTAAGCACTGCTCTTCCCCTACAGAATCAGCTCCTACTGCAAGAGCAAGGGCTGGCGGCGCATCCAGGATAACCGGCGGGAAGACTACAAGCTCAAGTGGTGTGAGGTCAAGTGCAGGGACACCTACTGCAACTTCCGGGAAGGTAGGGGTGGGGCCGGGCTCAGCGGGCGGCCCTCAAACACAGGGTGCCACCGTGTGCTGCCCGGGCTCTGTTTTGCCAGGCAAGCAGCTGCTGTACCAGCTCCCCAACAACAAGCTCCTCACCACCAAGATTGGGCTGCTCAGCGTCCTGAGGGAGCACTCGAGAATTCTGAGCAAGACCAGCAAACCAGCCCCCTGCGCACAGAGCAAGTGAGCCACCTTGCCCCCCAACCCTGGCACCCACTCACCCAGCTGCACACCCCCACCCGATGGGTCAGTCCCTGTTCCTGACCACCCTCCACTTAGTCCATCCACCCACCTGCTTTCCCACTGACCCAGTTAATCTGTCTCCCCTCACCGACACCTGCCAccatccacccccccaccccacggcCTCAGCAGTCCTCACACGCCCGCCACAGAGCCACCCGCTGGCCTCCTGTACTGTCTCCACTGCCCACCACACCCCTGCTGTCCACCCCACAGCCATTCCTGCCCCTGGGCCTGCCCACACCACGTGCCCACATCGTCACTCACCTGTCCACTCCACACCCACTCACTGCCCAGCCATTAACATGTCTTCCCACTCATCCAACCAACCAGCCACCATCTGGTCGTCCACAAGGCCATCTTTACATCCTCGTGTCCAGCTGTCCACCTCCACCATTTCTGTCAGCAGCCCTGGACCACTGCCCTGTAGGCATCTGTCTGTCCATCACACCACACACCACCAGGCTACCGTCAAAGCCTCCACCCATGCCCCACCTCTCGAAATCCCCCAGCCATTCTCCACACACCGAGCAGCCACTCAAGCCAGGTCCTATGTCCCCCTGGGGTGCAGATCTGGAAAGGACATGATACCCGCCCTGGAACAGCTCCTGTGGATCAGCTCAGGACAATCGGGGCCACAGAGGTAGACGCACTCAGCCACTATGCCCTAAACTGAAGGTCAGCCTGGAGGTCCATGAAAGGGCTGAAAGGCACCCCAGGCCAGGGGGATCCGTGCCAACAACTCACTGCAAGCTGGTCAGTGTCCTGGCCTGGAGACCCAGCTCTGAACTGACCACTCCTGAAGACCTAaaagctgggaggtgggaggggtcagAGGCAGGTGAGGCGGCCTGCAGAGAAGCCAGGTGTGCCTGAGTTGGCTAGGAAACAGAAGGTGCAAAGGTTCTGCAGAGGGAAGAGCTGGGGTGGCAGATATGTGTTAGAGGACGCCAGAGGCTGCAGGGTGCCTGGAGCCCAGCCCCACTGGAAACTCTCCCTTCAACTGCCACCCCCCCGACCCAGATCGGGACCCCTGGAATGGTCAGCCaagctggggggaggggacaaCCCTCCCCGTGACTTCCCCACTCCCTGCTTCCCCAGGGTCCTGAAAATGGAAGACTTTTTCCCAGAGACCTACCGTCTGGACATCAGGGACGAGAGAGAGGCTTTCTTCACCCTCTTTGATGGTGAGAAGTCACTGGACTCCAGGCCCACTCTGGGGAGACCAGTGCAGGAATGGACCAAGATGGGAGTGTGATTAGGGCAGGGCCAAGGTCCTGGCAAGATTGAGGGAGGGGCATGGTCAGGGAGGGAAAGGGTGGAGCCAGCCTGGGTGAGGACAGGGCTGGTACTAGAGGCATGCTAGGGAGGTGTCATGGCTGGACCTTAGTGGAGGttaaagcctggcaggctccaggccATGGCTAGGAGGAGTGTGGGCAGGGCTATGACTGGGAGAGCAGtcagggctgggaggggtggggtggggcagggcagaATCTAGCCCGCAGGCTCAGATGGCTCTCTCTGCAGAAACCGAAATGTGGATCTGCAAGCCCACAGCCTCCAACCAGGGCAAAGGCATCTTTCTGCTCCGGAACCAGGAGGAAGTCACCACCCTCCAGGCCAAGACCCAAAGCATCGAGGACGACCCCATCTACCGCAAGATGCCATGCCGGGCACCCCAGGCGCGGGTCGTGCAGAGGTTTTGTTCATGGGCCCCATGAGGGGCGTTGAATGGGTGGGGCTGACCCAAGCCCGCTGGTGCCTGTGAGGGTCCTTGGGGGTCGCAGGGCCCAAAGAGGAGTTCTTCATAGTGGAAGATTCAGTGCCCCAAGCTGGGCCTCTGTGTAGCTAGGAAGGGGTGGAGTTTCTCCTGCTGTCAGGGCTGGAAGGAGATGTCCTGCACATACCACCCCCCACAACACACCACAGGCTCATGGACAGTGTGGGGCAGGGGGCACTCAGTTAGCTGTGCCCTGACCTGGTGCCTGCACACTGGCCTGCACACTGACCTGCAGGCAGTCCAGCCTCTCCCCCATTCCCCCTCAGCCAGCTGCAGCCTTCAGGCCCTAGGGCAGAGCTGACCCCCCACTCCCGGGCTTCCTCTGCCTCTGAGTGAGGTCCAGACCCTCAGCCTCAAACCAGAGGCACAGTCCGGCCTCAGAAAGTTCCCTTTGGACTTCCCTCTCCACCAGCGGGACCTCATTCCTGCCACAACTGCTGTCAGTCACCGTAAGCAGCTGCTCCCAGCCTCTGGGTCTCCAGACCTCAGTGCTCTCCACTGGGATATCCCTCCTTGTCTCTCCAAAGGCACCCGCCCTTTAAGGCCCAAGGtcatctctgcctcctcctccagacAACCTTCCCTGACCATGAGGGCCAACCAGCTTCTGCCTCCCCAACTAACAAGAGCTGTGCCCTGGGGTACCCCAGTCATACACCAGCAGGCTGAGCTCTAGGGGCCAGGCCCTCCTCCCCAGTTCCCTGACCTGTTCAGGCTCAGAAATGTCCCCTGATGAGGGGACTTTACACTCAACTGGAGTAGGGGACCTAGAGCTCACAGCTGAGGCAGGTGGCAGGGGTGCTGGGGAACTAAGAGGTCCAGGTGGGGGCCCGGGCCAGGCTGACCACACCTCCCCAGGTACATCAAGAACCCGCTGCTGCTGGACGGGAAGAAGTTTGATGTGCGCTCCTACCTGCTCATCGCCTGCGCCATGCCCTACATGGTCTTCTTCGGCCACGGCTATGCTCGCCTCACCCTCGGCCTTTATGATCCCCATTCCAGCGACCTCAGTGGCCATTTAACCAACCAGGTAAATGCGCTGCACAGATGCAGCCTTGGACAAAATCGCTGTTCAAGAATATAGACAAGAACCCAGCTGTAGACACGGCCCAGGCCTGGAGCTGGCTCTGCCAGTGGTCAGCAATGCCTCTCACCTTCAGCCACAGCAGGCACCCTGTGAAAGGACTGAGAGCCATGCCCCACCCCCCGCTCCAGTTTGTCTCCCTCTGGGTGTGGATCAGGCACCACAGGGGTGGGAGCAGAGGATGAGGGTCTTGGTGAGGACCTCAGTGCAGAGATGATAAGGGCAGCTGTCTCCAAGGAAGGATATCAATGGGATGCGTCTGGGCAGCGGCCCCCCAGGGGGGTCTGGGGGGGCTTCTCAAGGGTAGGAGTTGCTGGGGGAGGGTCTCAGGTGGCAGGGCCAGCCCAGGGCGTCTAGGAGAAGCAGGCCCCCGTGGGGGTATGGCAGCATCAGGGTGATGATCTCCATTGGGGCCTCCGTGGGGGACGGGCCTCCAGTTGCTGCACTTCCCCGCAGTCCATGCAAAAGAAGAGTCCCCTGTATGTGCTGCTCAAGGAGGACACAGTGTGGAGCATGGAGCACCTCAACCGTTACATCAATGACAAGTTCCACAAGACCAAGGGCCTCCCGCGAGACTGGGTCTTCACCACCTTCACGGTTTGTGTGTGCCCTGTCCACTCGgcgaggggaggggatgggggtcaGGACTGGGTTGTGGGGTGCTGGGCCACAGGCAGGTCCCTGGGCAGGGCTGCTTCTGGGTGTGCCCCCAGCAGTTGACTCTAGGAGTCCTCTGCTCTCCCTTTCTCAAATGGATCATTCACACAAAACAAAGGTCACCCTGTGAAAGTGCACAGTTCAGTGATTCTCAGTGGATTCACAGAGTTGAACAATGATCACCACCCTCTGATTCCAGAACACTGTCatctcccactgccctccccagcccctggcaaccactagtccATTCTCCGTCCCCATGCATCTCCCTGTTCAGGATATGTCACATCAATGCAATCACACAACATGTGGGTTTTCCGGCTTCTTTCATTGAGCATAACATTTTCAAGattcatttcattcctttttatgactgaataatatttcattgtgtaaatGGACCATGATTTGTTTGGATAAatgttcatcagttgatagacatttgggttgtttttattttttgtcaatcatgagtaatgctgctatgagtatTCACATACACGAACAGGTATTTCAGTTCTCTTGTATACAGGTCTCGGAAGGGAATTGCATGGTCGCATGGTCCCTCTTATGTTGacctttttgaggaactgccaacattttccacagtggctgcaatCACTCCCACTCCCACCAGGAATGTCTGATGGTTCcagtttctctgtatctttgccCATACTTACTATCTTTCTGTTTAATAGTTTAATATTATCTCATTACAGGGTTgacttgcatttttctaatgataatgatattgagcatcgtTTCATGTACTTAGCCTTATCTGTATCTCCTTTAGAAAAATTTCTGTTACCTCCGTtgtccactcttttttttaaatttttttttcactctttctttgttaggctgtgcatgcatgcttgccTAGTCACTTCAATCATATCTAACTCCTTGCCGCCCTATGGACTGAGCcggccagggtcttctgtccatggtattctccaggcaagaatactggagtgggttgctgtgtcctcctccaagggatcttcctgactgagggatcaaacccatatcttttgcatcttctgcattggcaggtggattctttaccactaacaccacctggggaGTCCCTGTTAGGCTgtagagctctttatatattgaTTGCTATACCCTTATCGGattgtgatttgcaaatattttctcctgtgagttctcttttcactttcttgataatgtcctttttcatttgtttcacaacttgcaggatcttagttcccaaaccaagGGTTGAACCGATGCCCTCTGCAACGGAAGtacagaatcctaaccaccagaccaccaggggattcctgaTAAGGTCCTTTTttgcacaaaagttttaaatttttatgacgtgcaatttatctatttttctttggttATTCATGCTTTGATGTCATAtttaagaatccactgccaaaTCCAAGTTGTAAAGATACATCTGCAGTTTCTTCTAAAAGTCCTATGTTTTAACTCTGAGTTAATTATTGTGTATGGCGTGAGGTAAATGCCCAGCTTCAGTCTCTTGTGTGTAGCTACTCCATTGTTCCAGGACCATCTGTCAGACTGTCCTTGgcaaatttttgaaaatcaattgaccagatatatatgtgtttatttccagactcttaattctattttattgatgtgtgtgtctgtctttaaGTCAGCACCACACTGTTTGAGTTGCTGTaacttcattctctttctctttttttgggggggcggggggtgggtgcTGTGCTATGAGGCATACAGGAATCCTACTTCCCTGacaaaggatcaaacccatgtccccagcattggaaacttgggagtcttaaccgctggacctccagagaagtccctcatgTGTTAAATGAATCACTCTTGCATTTCTGGGATAGATCTCACTCAGACATAGCATATTGTCCTTTAAATATGCTGCTGAATTGGGTTTCTGAGtacttcatttaatatttgtGTGTACCCTCATAAGCAACATTGGTCCACAGCATTATTGTCTATTTGGTTTTGAACATGTTCCCTTCTATTCTATATTTGTAGTTTGTGAAATGTgccatgttagttgctcagttgtgtctgactctttgcaatcccatggactgtagcccatcaagatcctctgtccatggaattctccaggcaagaatactggagttagtagccattctcttctccaggagatactcctgacccagggatcaaacccaggtctcttgctttacaggcagattctttaccatctgagccaccagggagcccttaaatatttggaagaaatCACCAGTCAAGCCACCTTACTGTGGCCTTTTTTTGTGGgaaggattatttttattattattactaactcaacctttttttttttaggtgttttttttttccatttatttttattagttggaggctaattactttacatcattacagtagtttttgtcatacattgaaatgaattagccatggatttacatgtattccccatcccggtcccccctcccacctccctctccacccgatccctctgggtcttcccagtgcaccaggcccgagcacttgtctcatgcacccaacctgggctggtgatctgtttcaccctagataatatacatgtttcaatgctgttctcttgaaacatcccaccctcgccttctcccagagtccacaagtctgttctatacatctgagtctctttttctgttttgcatatagggttatcattaccatctttctaaattccatatatatgtgttagtatactgtaatggtctttatctttctggcttacttcgctctgtataatgggctccagtttcatccatctcattagaactgattcaaatgaattctttttaatggctgagtaatattccatggtgtatatgtaccacagcttcctcatccattcgtctgctgatgggcatctgggttgcttccatgtcctggctattataaacagtgctgcgatgaacactggggtgcacgtgtctctttcagatctggtttccttggtgtgtatgcccagaagtgggattgctgggtcatatggcagttctacttccagctttttaagaaatctccacactgttttccatagtggctgtactaatttgcattcccaccaacagtgtaagagggttcccttttctccacaccctctccagcatttattgcttgtagacttttggatagcagccatcctgactggcgtataatggtacctcattgtggttttgatttgcatttctctgataatgagtgatgttgagcatcttttcatgtgtttgttagccatctgtatgtcttccttggagaaatgtctgttgagttctttggcccattttttgattgggtcatttatttttctggagttgagctggaggagttgcttgtatatttttgagattaatcctttgtctgttgcttcgtttgctattattttctcccaatctgagggctgtcttttcaccttgcttatagtttcctttgttgtgcaaaagcttttaagtttcattaggtcccatttgtttatttttgcttttatttctaaaattctgggatgtgggtcatagaggatcctgctgtgatttatgtcggagagtgttttgcctatgttctcctctaggagttttatagtttctggtcttacatttagatctttaatccattttgctaACTCAACCTTTATTTGTTAGAGGTAACTaagattatctatttcttcttgggtCAAGTTTATCAGTTtgtctttctaggaatttttccattCTTCTAAGTTACCTAATTTCTTTGGAATATAGGTTGCTTATGGTATTTTATGAACTATTATAATCCTTTTCATAACCATTTTCATCTTTATGTaaagtctttcttttaaaaacaatttttttttactcttttggccacaccacctGGCATAttgtatcttagttccctgacattgaaagtgaaagtgttagtcactcactcatgtccaactcttcgcaaccccatggactgaagcccaccaggctcctctgtccatggaattttccaggcaagaatactggagtgggttgccatttccttctccaggggatctttctgagccagggatc
The genomic region above belongs to Odocoileus virginianus isolate 20LAN1187 ecotype Illinois chromosome 11, Ovbor_1.2, whole genome shotgun sequence and contains:
- the TTLL10 gene encoding inactive polyglycylase TTLL10 isoform X2 codes for the protein MVSSRFSDISFSFIKVFHSSHQGAVSCRSFYLTRPDSSPPYSWPHGRVQRHRPPTNRPCRGGLAPDRQDAEMALPPRGTQPQSHHRDRNQTRVQHSRQHPSLHRAGPTGCPVQELGPQVARRAHRGVSSQRYPCPGTPVSVARSHTHFLHRRGLPPRTQVGTKRGKRSKTAGIRRGHAQAPGWAHERPMGSHREEGLLHQLSQLDQDAELDDSEAIRPQAALLEKHFLEGEKQPPSTGQGPFFYIGGTNGASIISSYCKSKGWRRIQDNRREDYKLKWCEVKCRDTYCNFREGKQLLYQLPNNKLLTTKIGLLSVLREHSRILSKTSKPAPCAQSKSGKDMIPALEQLLWISSGQSGPQRVLKMEDFFPETYRLDIRDEREAFFTLFDETEMWICKPTASNQGKGIFLLRNQEEVTTLQAKTQSIEDDPIYRKMPCRAPQARVVQRYIKNPLLLDGKKFDVRSYLLIACAMPYMVFFGHGYARLTLGLYDPHSSDLSGHLTNQSMQKKSPLYVLLKEDTVWSMEHLNRYINDKFHKTKGLPRDWVFTTFTKRMQQIMAHCFLAVKAKLECKLGYFDLIGCDFLIDENFKS
- the TTLL10 gene encoding inactive polyglycylase TTLL10 isoform X3, translated to MVSSRFSDISFSFIKVFHSSHQGAVSCRSFYLTRPDSSPPYSWPHGRVQRHRPPTNRPCRGGLAPDRQDAEMALPPRGTQPQSHHRDRNQTRVQHSRQHPSLHRAGPTGCPVQELGPQVARRAHRGVSSQRYPCPGTPVSVARSHTHFLHRRGLPPRTQVGTKRGKRSKTAGIRRGHAQAPGWAHERPMGSHREEGLLHQLSQLDQDAELDDSEAIRPQAALLEKHFLEGEKQPPSTGQGPFFYIGGTNGASIISSYCKSKGWRRIQDNRREDYKLKWCEVKCRDTYCNFREGKQLLYQLPNNKLLTTKIGLLSVLREHSRILSKTSKPAPCAQSKSGKDMIPALEQLLWISSGQSGPQRVLKMEDFFPETYRLDIRDEREAFFTLFDETEMWICKPTASNQGKGIFLLRNQEEVTTLQAKTQSIEDDPIYRKMPCRAPQARVVQRYIKNPLLLDGKKFDVRSYLLIACAMPYMVFFGHGYARLTLGLYDPHSSDLSGHLTNQSMQKKSPLYVLLKEDTVWSMEHLNRYINDKFHKTKGLPRDWVFTTFTDLSSQTKG
- the TTLL10 gene encoding inactive polyglycylase TTLL10 isoform X1 → MVSSRFSDISFSFIKVFHSSHQGAVSCRSFYLTRPDSSPPYSWPHGRVQRHRPPTNRPCRGGLAPDRQDAEMALPPRGTQPQSHHRDRNQTRVQHSRQHPSLHRAGPTGCPVQELGPQVARRAHRGVSSQRYPCPGTPVSVARSHTHFLHRRGLPPRTQVGTKRGKRSKTAGIRRGHAQAPGWAHERPMGSHREEGLLHQLSQLDQDAELDDSEAIRPQAALLEKHFLEGEKQPPSTGQGPFFYIGGTNGASIISSYCKSKGWRRIQDNRREDYKLKWCEVKCRDTYCNFREGKQLLYQLPNNKLLTTKIGLLSVLREHSRILSKTSKPAPCAQSKSGKDMIPALEQLLWISSGQSGPQRVLKMEDFFPETYRLDIRDEREAFFTLFDETEMWICKPTASNQGKGIFLLRNQEEVTTLQAKTQSIEDDPIYRKMPCRAPQARVVQRYIKNPLLLDGKKFDVRSYLLIACAMPYMVFFGHGYARLTLGLYDPHSSDLSGHLTNQSMQKKSPLYVLLKEDTVWSMEHLNRYINDKFHKTKGLPRDWVFTTFTKRMQQIMAHCFLAVKAKLECKLGYFDLIGCDFLIDENFKGLSFLLAKW